DNA sequence from the Nocardia sp. BMG111209 genome:
GGCGACGAAGAACAGCGCCACGTATCCCACATTCGACCAGATGCTCACCGCCGCCACCGACGGCAGCGCCAGCGCCGGTTCGGACAGCCACTCGATCCGCCGGCCCAGGACCGCGTTCAGCGCCCCGCCGGTCGGCGCGAACACCCACTGCCACACCACACCCACCGCCACCGGCGCGCACATCCACGGCAGCGCGTACAGCACCTGGAGTGCCGTCCCGCCGCGCCGCCGGGCCAGCAGCGCCGCCACGACGAAGCCGAGCACGGTCTGGATCGGCACCACCAGCGCGGTCAGCGCCAGCGTCACGACCAGCGCATGCCCGAACTGCCGGTCGCTCAGCACGGCCCGCCAGTTGTCCCAGCCCGTGAATCGCACCGGCCCCAGCAGATTCCAGCTGTGCACGCTCAGCCACGCCACCACCGCGATCGGCAGCAGCAGGAAACATCCGACCCCGATCAGGCTCGGCAACAACAGCGCATACCCGGTGAGCGCCCGGCGCACGACCCGTCGGCTCATGCCCGGGACGCTACCGCCTCGCACCCACGGTTTCGCGCCGCGCTACCCGACCCGGCTCACGACCCGCCGAGGTGGAACGGCGCGTGCAGGTTCGGCTCGGTGGACGGGCCGAACTGCCATTCGGCGATCCACGGCCCGGTGCCCTCGCTCGGGTCGAGTACGCCCTCCTCCAGCCAGCGGTAGCGGCCGTCGAGCAGGTCGGCGGTGAGGGCGGTGTCGGCGTCGTCGGTGTTGTCCCAGAGCGCCGCGAACAGTGTCTGCACCCGGATCCGCGACTGCCGGCAGAA
Encoded proteins:
- a CDS encoding carbohydrate ABC transporter permease, coding for MSRRVVRRALTGYALLLPSLIGVGCFLLLPIAVVAWLSVHSWNLLGPVRFTGWDNWRAVLSDRQFGHALVVTLALTALVVPIQTVLGFVVAALLARRRGGTALQVLYALPWMCAPVAVGVVWQWVFAPTGGALNAVLGRRIEWLSEPALALPSVAAVSIWSNVGYVALFFVAGIRAIPADLLDAGALDGAGGWQRIRFLVLPLLRPTMFFVLVTGVLAAFQTFDTVYALTKGAPDHRTDVVAMRIFSEAFDAARPGRAAVMAIVVCAVMMLITVLQHRYFRDRTGYEY